One Methylobacterium oryzae DNA window includes the following coding sequences:
- a CDS encoding pyridoxal-phosphate-dependent aminotransferase family protein, producing the protein MTLPQGRHFLNIPGPSPVPERVLQAMDRQVIDHRGPEFGRLGREVLEGCRAIFQTEGPVVIFPGSGTGAWEATIVNTLSPGNRVLMFETGHFATLWSKMAARWGITVEFVPGDWRHGVDPAIVEARLAEDRAHAIKAVMVVHNETSTGVTSRIAQVRHAIDAAHHPALLLVDSISGLGSADLRHDEWGIDVTVACSQKGLMLPPGLGFTAISQKARAASKTNTLPRSYWDWEEMLKPNEGGYFPYTPATNLLYGLREAIAIMREEGLPAVFARHERLAKATRAAVQGWGLEVLCEEPSEYSPVLTAVVMPDGHDADGFRQLALDRFNISLGAGLSKLSGKVFRIGHLGECNDLMLMGALSGVEMALGAAGVPHQRGGATAAMSVLNAAS; encoded by the coding sequence ATGACCCTTCCCCAGGGACGGCATTTTCTCAACATCCCCGGCCCGAGCCCGGTGCCCGAGCGTGTTCTCCAGGCGATGGACCGGCAGGTGATCGATCACCGGGGGCCGGAATTCGGCCGGCTCGGTCGGGAGGTGCTCGAAGGGTGCCGGGCGATCTTCCAGACCGAGGGGCCCGTCGTGATCTTTCCCGGCTCCGGCACGGGGGCGTGGGAGGCGACGATCGTCAACACGCTCTCGCCGGGCAACCGGGTGTTGATGTTCGAGACCGGGCATTTCGCCACGCTATGGAGCAAGATGGCCGCCCGATGGGGCATCACAGTTGAGTTCGTACCGGGCGACTGGCGCCACGGCGTGGATCCGGCCATCGTGGAGGCCAGGCTCGCCGAGGACAGGGCGCACGCGATCAAGGCGGTGATGGTCGTCCACAACGAGACCTCGACGGGCGTGACGAGCCGCATCGCCCAGGTCCGGCACGCGATCGACGCCGCGCATCACCCAGCGCTTCTGCTCGTCGACTCCATCTCGGGTCTGGGCTCGGCCGACCTGCGCCACGACGAGTGGGGCATCGACGTGACCGTCGCCTGCTCCCAGAAGGGCCTGATGCTGCCCCCGGGCCTTGGGTTTACGGCGATCTCGCAGAAGGCCCGCGCGGCTTCGAAGACCAACACCCTGCCGCGCTCGTACTGGGATTGGGAGGAGATGCTCAAGCCGAACGAGGGCGGCTATTTCCCCTATACGCCCGCGACCAACCTCCTGTACGGGCTGCGGGAGGCAATCGCCATAATGCGCGAAGAAGGCCTGCCGGCAGTCTTCGCCCGGCACGAACGGCTGGCCAAGGCAACGCGGGCCGCGGTCCAGGGATGGGGGCTCGAGGTCCTGTGCGAGGAGCCGAGCGAGTACTCGCCCGTCCTCACCGCCGTGGTCATGCCGGACGGCCATGACGCCGACGGGTTCCGGCAGCTCGCCCTCGACCGGTTCAACATCTCCCTCGGCGCCGGACTGTCCAAGCTGTCCGGCAAGGTGTTCCGCATCGGCCACCTCGGCGAGTGTAACGACCTGATGCTGATGGGGGCGCTCTCCGGCGTAGAGATGGCGCTCGGCGCGGCCGGCGTGCCCCATCAACGGGGCGGCGCGACCGCGGCCATGTCGGTCCTCAACGCCGCTTCGTGA
- a CDS encoding enoyl-CoA hydratase, with amino-acid sequence MSATEREGAVRYRAEDGIAHLTFDRPAARNAMTWRMYEELADGLAQIEADPSIRVAALRGAGGKAFVAGTDIEQFVGFTGEDGVAYEARIDAYVAGLERVRVPTVAVIEGLAVGGGLAIANACDLRVATPGARFGVPIARTLGNCLSPANLRRLTATLGLSTVKRMLLLADMPTAESLEPLGYLAAIASPETLDATVAQLCQRLISHAPVTMRVTREMLAALALDPDADGSDGIRACYGSQDFAQGVRAFLDKKPAAWSGA; translated from the coding sequence GTGAGTGCGACCGAGCGGGAGGGCGCGGTCCGCTATCGCGCCGAGGATGGCATCGCCCATCTGACATTCGACCGGCCCGCCGCCCGCAACGCGATGACGTGGCGGATGTACGAGGAGCTGGCCGACGGCCTCGCCCAGATCGAGGCTGACCCGTCGATCCGCGTCGCGGCCCTGCGCGGGGCTGGCGGCAAAGCCTTCGTTGCCGGCACCGACATCGAGCAGTTCGTGGGGTTCACCGGGGAGGACGGGGTGGCCTACGAGGCACGGATCGATGCCTATGTCGCTGGGCTGGAACGCGTGCGCGTCCCGACAGTCGCTGTCATCGAGGGGCTGGCAGTCGGCGGCGGACTCGCGATCGCCAATGCCTGCGACCTGCGCGTGGCCACACCGGGCGCGCGGTTCGGCGTTCCGATCGCCCGCACCCTCGGCAATTGTCTGTCGCCCGCGAACTTGCGTCGTTTGACGGCGACGCTGGGCCTGAGCACCGTCAAACGAATGCTTCTGCTCGCCGACATGCCGACGGCCGAGAGCCTGGAGCCGCTTGGCTACCTCGCCGCGATCGCCAGCCCCGAGACGCTGGACGCCACGGTCGCGCAGCTCTGCCAGCGTCTGATCAGCCACGCGCCGGTGACCATGCGCGTGACCCGGGAGATGCTGGCCGCGCTCGCCCTCGATCCCGACGCCGACGGTAGCGACGGCATTCGAGCTTGCTACGGCAGCCAGGATTTCGCCCAGGGTGTTCGGGCATTCCTCGACAAAAAACCCGCGGCCTGGTCGGGCGCCTGA
- a CDS encoding CaiB/BaiF CoA transferase family protein: MDKIGRPDDRSAQASEDEVATAPARPLPLAGLRVLDVTQVMAGPFCSMLLADLGADVIKVEPPGTGDQTRGAMGFKMKGPDSMGFLNMNRNKRSIALNLKSEAGRALFMKLVTTADILVENYRPGVMKKLGLGYEVLREHNPRLIYASISGFGQSGPWAMRPGYDLMAQAMSGVMSVTGHPGGPPVKAGVPVADIGCALFCVYGILSAYIGRQTTGEGQYIDASLFDSALAFSIWDISEYWGTGRIPKPLGTANLMSAPYQAVRASDGYFVMGATNQKLWRLLCEVLARADLVDDPRFADIPARLANRDVLIEELEKSFAERTAEEWVTHLLAVGIPAGRMNSYPEAFESEHGRHREMRIEVPHPNEGSVPNIGFPVKFSGTPPRTRMHAPLLGEHTESLLRELGLDDDDTEALRAGGAFAP; encoded by the coding sequence ATGGATAAGATCGGCCGTCCCGACGATCGCTCGGCTCAGGCGTCAGAGGATGAGGTTGCTACGGCGCCCGCCCGTCCGCTGCCACTTGCGGGGCTGCGGGTTCTCGACGTCACGCAGGTCATGGCGGGTCCATTCTGCAGCATGCTGCTCGCGGATCTCGGCGCCGACGTCATCAAGGTCGAGCCGCCGGGCACGGGAGACCAAACCCGTGGTGCCATGGGATTCAAGATGAAGGGGCCCGACAGCATGGGTTTCCTCAATATGAACCGGAACAAGCGTAGCATCGCACTCAACCTGAAGAGCGAGGCTGGCCGTGCACTGTTCATGAAGCTCGTGACCACCGCCGATATTTTGGTCGAGAATTACCGGCCGGGTGTGATGAAGAAGCTCGGGCTCGGTTACGAGGTGCTGCGCGAGCACAACCCGCGTCTAATCTATGCTAGCATCTCGGGTTTCGGTCAGTCTGGTCCCTGGGCGATGCGGCCTGGCTACGATCTAATGGCACAGGCGATGTCGGGGGTGATGAGCGTGACCGGCCATCCCGGCGGGCCGCCCGTCAAGGCTGGCGTGCCGGTTGCCGACATCGGCTGCGCGCTGTTCTGCGTCTACGGAATCCTGAGCGCGTATATTGGCCGGCAGACGACCGGCGAGGGCCAGTACATCGACGCTTCGCTGTTCGACTCCGCCCTGGCGTTCTCGATCTGGGACATCTCGGAGTATTGGGGCACCGGTCGCATCCCGAAACCACTCGGGACTGCGAACTTGATGAGCGCGCCCTATCAGGCGGTGCGCGCCTCAGACGGCTATTTCGTCATGGGCGCGACCAACCAAAAGCTCTGGCGGCTTCTCTGCGAAGTCCTGGCGCGAGCTGACCTCGTCGACGATCCACGCTTTGCAGACATCCCGGCGCGACTCGCCAACCGCGACGTGCTGATCGAGGAATTGGAGAAGAGCTTCGCCGAACGGACCGCCGAGGAGTGGGTGACCCACCTGCTCGCGGTCGGCATCCCGGCGGGGCGCATGAACAGCTATCCGGAAGCGTTCGAGAGCGAGCACGGCCGCCATCGTGAGATGCGGATTGAGGTTCCGCATCCCAACGAGGGCAGCGTGCCCAACATCGGCTTCCCTGTGAAGTTCTCAGGGACGCCGCCGCGCACCCGGATGCATGCCCCGCTACTTGGCGAGCATACCGAGAGCCTGCTCCGGGAGCTCGGCCTTGACGACGACGATACCGAGGCGCTGCGCGCGGGCGGCGCGTTCGCACCGTGA
- a CDS encoding MFS transporter, translating into MSLGSGGVTHALRRTFTTTRGRVFALLCLVYFITYVDRVNLSTLAPLMATDLHLNNVELGFALSSFGYTYALFQILGGMTADRLGARRTLVLCGIVWTVGTLLTGFVGGLVTLVLARLLLGVGEGATFPAATTAMTRWVPQAERGYAQGVVHSCSRLANTVTPPLVVLMAAYLGWRGTFIALAAVSLSWIVVWGLYFRDEPSAHPGCTPEELAELPAPRKAIGGPSEPTPWSALLRGMLPTTLVYFCYNWTLWLYVTWLPSYFVKAQGLNIKESAFFAFGVFGAGVVGDALGGIWADRIYRRTNDLARARRTVIVVSLLGSMVCLLPVLFVHELAVVALCLSGAFFFLELTVGPIWAIPMDVAPKHAGTASGIMNTGSAIAGIVSPLAFGVIAQLSGSYALPFVGSIALLLVGAVLAWRRLPRGEVTGSETAHALSPTAVTGNAV; encoded by the coding sequence ATGAGCCTAGGATCCGGCGGCGTCACGCACGCCCTACGCCGTACGTTTACGACGACGCGCGGGCGTGTATTCGCGCTGCTCTGCCTCGTCTACTTCATCACGTACGTCGATCGGGTGAACCTATCGACGTTGGCGCCGCTGATGGCGACCGACCTTCACCTGAACAACGTCGAGCTGGGCTTTGCCCTGTCCTCGTTCGGCTACACCTACGCGCTGTTCCAGATTCTAGGCGGAATGACCGCCGATCGCCTTGGCGCGCGTCGGACCCTGGTCCTGTGCGGGATTGTGTGGACGGTTGGAACGCTCCTGACCGGGTTTGTCGGCGGCCTGGTCACACTTGTCCTCGCCCGACTGCTTCTCGGCGTAGGCGAGGGCGCGACCTTCCCTGCCGCCACCACCGCGATGACACGCTGGGTTCCACAGGCCGAGCGCGGCTACGCACAAGGTGTCGTCCACTCGTGCTCGCGGCTGGCCAACACCGTAACGCCGCCCTTGGTCGTTCTGATGGCGGCCTATCTCGGCTGGCGGGGCACCTTCATAGCGCTCGCAGCGGTGAGTTTGTCCTGGATCGTCGTCTGGGGCCTTTACTTCCGAGATGAGCCGAGCGCCCATCCGGGTTGCACGCCGGAGGAGCTGGCGGAGTTGCCGGCACCGCGCAAGGCGATCGGTGGGCCGTCGGAGCCGACCCCTTGGTCGGCGCTCCTGCGCGGTATGCTGCCGACCACGCTGGTGTACTTCTGCTATAACTGGACCTTGTGGCTCTACGTGACTTGGCTGCCGAGCTACTTCGTCAAGGCGCAGGGCCTTAACATCAAGGAATCGGCGTTCTTCGCCTTCGGTGTGTTCGGTGCCGGCGTTGTCGGCGATGCCTTGGGTGGCATCTGGGCCGACCGCATCTATCGCCGTACCAACGACCTCGCGCGGGCGCGTCGCACGGTCATCGTCGTGAGCCTGCTCGGCTCGATGGTCTGCTTGCTTCCCGTGCTCTTCGTTCACGAACTCGCGGTCGTCGCCCTCTGTTTGAGCGGCGCGTTCTTCTTCCTCGAACTGACGGTTGGCCCGATCTGGGCGATCCCGATGGATGTGGCACCCAAGCACGCGGGCACGGCCAGCGGCATCATGAACACCGGCTCGGCGATCGCAGGCATCGTTTCGCCGCTGGCCTTCGGCGTGATCGCTCAGCTTTCCGGAAGCTATGCCCTGCCTTTCGTCGGCTCGATAGCCCTGCTGCTCGTCGGTGCGGTTTTGGCTTGGCGGCGCCTACCACGGGGCGAGGTGACAGGGAGCGAGACGGCGCATGCGCTGTCGCCGACAGCGGTAACCGGAAACGCGGTTTAG
- a CDS encoding GntR family transcriptional regulator, producing the protein MTQPTTLIRTNLHDMLVAGIREMVIAGALRPGDKISEQALCQRYGVSRTPLREALKVLASEGMLELLPRRGAIVANVSPEEIDELFPVMAALEALAGELVCKHASDADLARLGAIHEHMMRAHAAKDEPTYLEANRSFHETLVSVAGNATLTASYMQILMRTRAFRFVARKSPENWQAAVRDHHAIMDALKVRNATRLSRLLRRHVMGVTVKIARDAIAAAADGNASIEAGELPKSA; encoded by the coding sequence ATGACGCAGCCGACGACCCTTATCCGGACCAACCTCCACGACATGCTCGTCGCGGGCATTCGCGAGATGGTGATCGCCGGGGCACTGCGCCCCGGCGACAAGATCTCTGAACAAGCGCTCTGCCAGCGATACGGCGTCTCGCGTACGCCGTTGCGAGAAGCGCTGAAGGTGCTCGCCTCGGAAGGCATGCTCGAGCTGCTGCCTAGGCGCGGCGCCATCGTGGCGAATGTCAGTCCGGAGGAGATTGACGAGCTGTTCCCCGTGATGGCAGCCCTTGAGGCGCTCGCGGGTGAATTGGTATGCAAGCATGCCAGCGATGCAGACTTGGCGCGCTTAGGTGCCATCCATGAGCATATGATGCGCGCGCATGCAGCCAAGGATGAGCCGACATACTTGGAGGCGAACCGCAGCTTCCACGAGACCCTGGTGTCCGTAGCCGGAAACGCCACGCTGACAGCCAGCTATATGCAGATCCTGATGCGGACTCGGGCGTTTCGTTTCGTGGCTCGCAAGAGCCCGGAGAATTGGCAGGCCGCAGTGCGTGATCACCACGCCATCATGGACGCTTTGAAGGTCCGCAACGCCACTCGATTGTCCCGGCTTCTGCGGCGGCACGTGATGGGTGTGACGGTCAAGATCGCTCGGGATGCCATCGCCGCAGCCGCAGACGGGAACGCCTCCATCGAAGCCGGCGAGCTGCCGAAATCCGCCTGA
- a CDS encoding immunity 50 family protein, translating to MAAEQDETIYHEVSGGAELLRWFGRVPSFHDAEILSLDLRRKGQSTLRLHGWITTDKVGEGGFLMLERQAIVSFALDGIMDLQLDGFSHQNVIGGLILRRAPDRPERRGHLALDPLPRDIEIELEPCYGLDGLIRARSVSITLQPGAPNTMDA from the coding sequence ATGGCGGCCGAACAGGACGAAACGATCTACCATGAGGTGTCCGGTGGCGCGGAGCTTCTGCGTTGGTTCGGTCGCGTGCCGAGCTTCCACGACGCTGAGATTTTGAGCCTCGATCTTCGACGCAAAGGGCAGAGCACGCTACGCCTTCATGGTTGGATCACGACGGATAAGGTCGGCGAGGGTGGCTTCCTTATGCTCGAACGGCAGGCCATCGTGTCGTTTGCCCTCGACGGGATCATGGACCTGCAACTCGATGGTTTCAGCCATCAGAACGTCATCGGTGGGCTGATCCTGCGCCGCGCGCCTGACCGCCCAGAGCGGCGGGGCCATCTTGCTCTCGATCCGCTACCAAGAGACATCGAGATCGAGCTTGAGCCCTGCTACGGCTTGGATGGTCTGATCCGTGCGCGCTCCGTCTCAATCACCCTCCAGCCGGGTGCGCCAAATACCATGGACGCATGA
- a CDS encoding DUF6894 family protein, translating to MPKFYFHLRGPDGLDHDDEGLDLASVEAAYLEAFKAVPGMGSDLASTAKNPIRYGFEITDAHGTVLMAVPFAEVLDRGQKRTKQPAKLQLHKGRAEMRRTAGLIVELREAHAKLNVTLAETQRLLDIAKRTGR from the coding sequence ATGCCTAAATTCTACTTCCACCTCCGTGGTCCGGACGGTCTGGACCACGACGACGAAGGCTTGGATCTCGCCAGCGTTGAGGCGGCATATCTTGAAGCCTTCAAGGCTGTGCCGGGAATGGGCTCCGATCTGGCCTCCACCGCGAAGAACCCAATCCGGTATGGCTTCGAGATCACCGATGCGCATGGCACCGTTCTGATGGCGGTGCCTTTCGCTGAGGTACTCGATCGCGGGCAAAAGCGCACAAAACAACCGGCCAAGCTACAGCTTCACAAAGGTCGAGCGGAGATGAGGCGCACGGCAGGACTGATTGTAGAGCTTCGCGAAGCGCACGCGAAGTTGAATGTGACGCTGGCAGAGACCCAGCGTCTCCTCGATATCGCGAAGCGAACTGGTCGCTAG
- a CDS encoding CheR family methyltransferase, with product MLGPVARRGIDPRAKNAVIDQDHFPIVGIGASAGGIEAMRGFFRGVPERLEAAFVVVTHLGREHKSLLPDVLARLTPLKVEAAADGVPVGPGTVYVMPSGFVMGIAGGRLTLTPLGEGRQTKPIDIFLTALALDQGERAVGVILSGGDGDGAIGIKAIKEHGGLTLAQTADGYGPETADMPLSSLRTGFVDFGETAERMGDRIAAHVAAAPNAPDAQADGVAREFEAELLTEIFAILRRQVGHDFSGYKPSTFGRRLQRRIGVVGASGLDSYLKLLRADPAEVGVLFRDLLIGVTNFFRDAAAFEALTAQVIPKLFDARAATDVIRIWVPACSTGEEVYSLAILLREHMVTLADPPRVQIFATDIDERALTVARTGRYPTAYLSAVSPERIGQHFVVEGDSAVVEKAVRDLCTFAPHNVLRDPPFSRLDLVSCRNLMIYLGVEAQQQLMPVLHYALRPRGYLFIGMAENVTRFEDLFETIDKQHRIFQARDAIPPARLRPMSGTDTPILANAGHPQRRNVTTHAALRHAVETQMLSEFTPPHAVVTRTGEAVHYSSRIGDHLEVVPGQPTRELAAMARKGLRLDLRTALREAIEGNILVVREGIGVELPDGRFQSISLVVKPLNTPGAVEPLFLVVFNEAAAPVERERQQALKANERDTALQGLERELSVTRERLQAVIEEYETSLEELKSSNEELYSVNEEMQAANEELEASKEETQSLNEELQTMNSELASKIEAVDQLTDDQATLFEGMNIASVLLTPDFHIRMFTNAAAQIFGLQPSDVGRSLRNFSAPIPLAWLVDEIPTVLAANRPSERTIEGADGARYRVRLMASSRKGGRRPGIVANFTNLLEQE from the coding sequence ATGCTGGGACCTGTTGCACGGCGCGGCATTGATCCGAGGGCTAAGAACGCGGTGATAGACCAGGACCACTTTCCGATCGTCGGCATCGGCGCGTCCGCGGGCGGCATCGAGGCGATGCGGGGCTTTTTCCGCGGGGTGCCGGAGAGGCTGGAGGCGGCCTTCGTCGTCGTCACGCATCTCGGCCGGGAGCACAAGAGCCTGCTCCCGGACGTGCTGGCCCGGCTCACGCCGCTCAAGGTCGAAGCCGCCGCCGACGGCGTCCCGGTGGGGCCGGGCACCGTCTACGTCATGCCATCCGGTTTCGTCATGGGCATCGCGGGCGGGCGGCTGACGTTGACCCCGCTTGGGGAGGGCCGCCAAACCAAGCCGATCGACATCTTCCTGACAGCCCTGGCCCTCGACCAGGGCGAGCGTGCGGTCGGTGTGATACTGTCCGGCGGCGACGGCGACGGCGCCATCGGCATCAAGGCGATCAAGGAGCACGGTGGCCTGACCCTGGCCCAGACCGCGGATGGCTACGGCCCCGAGACCGCCGACATGCCGCTCAGCTCGCTGCGGACCGGCTTCGTTGATTTCGGCGAGACGGCCGAACGGATGGGCGACCGGATCGCCGCGCACGTCGCCGCCGCGCCGAACGCACCGGATGCGCAGGCCGACGGGGTCGCGCGGGAGTTCGAGGCCGAGCTTCTCACCGAGATCTTCGCCATCCTCCGCCGGCAGGTCGGCCACGACTTCTCGGGCTACAAGCCAAGCACCTTCGGACGCCGCCTGCAGCGGCGCATCGGCGTCGTCGGCGCGTCCGGACTGGACAGCTATCTCAAGCTGCTGCGGGCTGACCCGGCCGAGGTTGGGGTGCTGTTCCGGGACTTGCTGATTGGTGTGACGAACTTCTTCCGCGATGCCGCTGCCTTCGAGGCCCTGACCGCCCAGGTCATCCCAAAGCTGTTCGACGCACGCGCGGCGACCGATGTCATACGGATTTGGGTGCCGGCCTGCTCGACCGGTGAGGAGGTCTACTCTCTGGCCATCCTCCTGCGCGAGCACATGGTCACCCTGGCGGATCCGCCGCGCGTGCAGATCTTCGCCACTGACATCGACGAGCGCGCGCTCACGGTCGCCCGGACTGGCCGCTACCCGACAGCCTACCTGTCCGCCGTCTCGCCTGAGCGGATCGGGCAGCATTTCGTCGTCGAGGGCGACAGCGCGGTGGTCGAGAAGGCCGTGCGCGACCTGTGCACCTTCGCCCCTCACAATGTGCTGCGCGATCCGCCGTTCTCGCGCCTCGATCTCGTGTCCTGCCGCAACCTGATGATCTACCTCGGCGTCGAGGCCCAGCAACAGCTGATGCCGGTTCTGCACTACGCCCTGCGCCCGCGCGGCTATTTGTTTATCGGCATGGCCGAGAACGTGACGCGGTTCGAGGACCTGTTCGAGACGATCGACAAGCAGCACCGCATCTTCCAGGCTCGCGACGCGATCCCGCCGGCCCGGTTGCGGCCGATGTCCGGGACGGATACGCCAATCCTTGCAAATGCGGGCCACCCGCAGCGGCGCAACGTGACGACGCACGCCGCCCTGCGACACGCGGTCGAGACGCAGATGCTGTCCGAGTTCACGCCGCCCCACGCGGTCGTGACGCGGACGGGCGAGGCCGTGCACTACTCATCGCGGATCGGCGATCACCTGGAGGTCGTGCCCGGCCAGCCGACCCGGGAGCTGGCTGCGATGGCGCGTAAAGGCCTGCGGCTGGATCTCCGGACTGCCTTGCGCGAGGCGATCGAGGGCAACATTCTGGTCGTGCGCGAAGGCATCGGCGTCGAGCTGCCGGACGGCCGTTTCCAGTCGATCTCCCTTGTGGTCAAGCCGCTGAACACGCCCGGCGCGGTCGAGCCGCTCTTCCTGGTCGTGTTCAACGAGGCGGCCGCGCCGGTCGAGAGGGAGCGGCAGCAGGCCCTGAAGGCGAACGAGCGGGACACGGCGCTCCAGGGCCTGGAGCGCGAATTGAGCGTGACGCGCGAACGGCTCCAGGCCGTGATCGAGGAGTATGAGACGTCCCTTGAGGAGCTAAAATCTTCGAACGAGGAACTTTACTCCGTCAACGAAGAGATGCAGGCCGCCAACGAGGAGCTTGAGGCTTCGAAGGAGGAGACACAGTCTCTGAATGAGGAGCTTCAGACAATGAACTCCGAGCTCGCGTCCAAGATCGAGGCCGTCGATCAGTTGACCGACGATCAGGCCACGCTGTTCGAGGGCATGAACATCGCGAGCGTACTCCTGACACCGGATTTCCACATCCGCATGTTCACCAACGCAGCGGCGCAGATCTTCGGCTTGCAGCCGAGCGACGTCGGCCGGTCCTTGCGCAACTTTTCGGCGCCGATCCCCCTGGCATGGCTGGTGGACGAGATCCCGACAGTGCTGGCGGCGAACCGTCCCTCCGAGCGGACGATCGAGGGGGCGGACGGCGCCCGCTACCGGGTCCGGTTGATGGCCTCGTCCCGCAAGGGCGGCCGGAGGCCCGGGATCGTCGCAAACTTCACGAACCTGCTGGAGCAGGAATGA
- a CDS encoding transposase, with the protein MMGPRQVEQGALFYEFSLDTHVPADHLLRAIDRFVDLSGLRAHLQPFYSSTGRPSVDPELMIRMLLIGYCFGIRSERRLCDEVHLNLAYRWFCRLGLDGRVPDHSTFSKNRHGRFRDSDLLRRLFETVLTRCIAEGLVGGEGFAVDASLIKADANRQKGVEGTNGLPPETVSRAAREYLAVLDDAAFGAATPVVPKLVSPADPAARWTGADGGLAYFAYAANYLIDLDHAVIVDVEPTTAIRQAEVTAAKRMIVRSRERFDLYPARLAGDSGYGSAAMLGWLVHEQGIEPHIPVFDKSERRDGTFSQSAFTYDPGTDAYTCPAGKHLRQRQKVYRSPPPLVDADGMLRYRASKHDCDACALKPRCCPNASARKIPRSIHEGARQMARDICASEAGRTSRRERKKVEMLFAHLKRILKLDRLRLRGPDGARDEFHLAAAAQNLRKLAKLIPLGQPSLA; encoded by the coding sequence ATGATGGGACCTCGACAAGTCGAGCAGGGCGCCCTGTTCTACGAGTTCTCGCTCGATACCCACGTCCCTGCCGACCATCTGCTGCGCGCCATCGACCGCTTCGTTGACCTGTCGGGCCTGCGCGCGCACCTGCAGCCGTTCTACAGCTCGACGGGCCGGCCCTCGGTCGACCCTGAGTTGATGATCCGCATGCTGCTCATCGGCTACTGCTTCGGCATCCGCTCCGAGCGCCGCCTCTGCGACGAGGTCCACCTCAACCTCGCCTACCGCTGGTTCTGCCGGCTCGGACTCGACGGCCGGGTGCCGGATCATTCCACCTTCTCCAAGAACCGTCATGGCCGCTTCCGCGACAGCGACCTGCTGCGCCGCTTGTTCGAGACCGTGCTCACTCGCTGCATCGCCGAGGGGCTCGTGGGCGGCGAGGGCTTCGCGGTCGACGCCAGCCTGATCAAGGCCGATGCCAACCGGCAGAAGGGCGTCGAGGGTACGAACGGCCTGCCACCCGAGACCGTCAGCCGCGCCGCCCGGGAGTACCTGGCCGTGCTTGACGACGCCGCGTTCGGCGCTGCGACGCCGGTCGTGCCCAAGCTCGTCTCCCCCGCCGACCCGGCCGCGCGTTGGACGGGCGCGGACGGTGGGCTGGCCTACTTCGCCTACGCGGCCAACTACCTGATCGACCTCGACCACGCGGTGATCGTGGACGTCGAGCCGACCACCGCGATCCGGCAGGCCGAGGTTACGGCCGCCAAGCGCATGATCGTGCGCTCGCGCGAGCGCTTCGACCTCTACCCGGCACGGCTCGCCGGCGACAGCGGTTACGGATCGGCCGCGATGCTGGGCTGGCTCGTCCACGAGCAGGGCATCGAGCCGCACATCCCCGTCTTCGACAAGTCTGAGCGCCGCGACGGTACCTTCAGCCAATCAGCCTTCACCTACGACCCTGGCACGGACGCCTACACCTGCCCGGCCGGCAAGCACCTGCGGCAACGTCAGAAGGTCTACAGGTCACCGCCTCCGCTCGTCGACGCAGACGGGATGCTGCGCTACCGCGCGAGCAAGCACGACTGCGATGCCTGCGCGCTGAAGCCACGATGCTGCCCCAACGCATCCGCCCGCAAGATCCCACGCTCGATCCACGAGGGCGCCCGGCAGATGGCGCGCGACATCTGCGCCTCGGAGGCGGGCCGTACCTCGCGGCGGGAGCGCAAGAAGGTCGAGATGCTGTTTGCCCACCTCAAGCGGATCCTGAAGCTGGATCGGCTTCGGTTGCGGGGGCCGGATGGAGCCCGGGACGAATTCCACCTCGCGGCCGCCGCCCAAAACCTACGGAAGCTGGCCAAGCTGATCCCGCTGGGGCAGCCGAGCCTAGCCTGA